In the Syntrophus aciditrophicus SB genome, TGTTCCGGTTGATTCCCAGATAGGCGGCTGCGGCGCTTTTCACGTTATTGTTGCGTTGTAAAGCGATCCGGTAAAGACCCCGATCCACCATGGTCATGATGTCGTCGTAAAGCGTGCTCCGGTCCGAATCCGTGGAATGCAGAACCGTTGCGATATCTTCAAGCTGCTTCTGAAGAATTCTTTCAAGAACGAAAGCGGGTGAGGAAGGCACATCCTTATCGCCCTCTACGTCAATGTTTCGTTCCGCAACAATGTTTCGGCGATCAACGATATAATTCATGAAAAGATTTGTCTCCTTTCTGGACCGGTAATCCCTATTCCATATCAAAGCGCGCTCCGCGGGCTTCGTTATCGGTTTCTCGATGGTCGACTTATGCGCCTGCGCTGCCTGGGGCTTGCGGCCTGAAGATCTTACCCAACCCGGAATTGGAATGAGCAGCAATCGCGTCAAAAAAATAATTTGATAATGATCAGTGCCAGCATAACCAACGCGGCTATCCAGAACTTGATCAGTTCGGAACTGTTAACCTGGGGTGAATCGATCTGCCGGCGGACTTCCTCTTCTATTTTTTCCTCATCGACGCGTTCGGCAATGTCCTGAATAAGGTGCGAAAAATTCTCATAGGAATTGGAAATACTCACGAATCCTTTCGCTGTGGTTAACAGGAGATAGGTTCGTGAACGAAGAACAAGGGCGCCGACGTTGGTAATCTCATGCCAACCCAGTTCTTTTTTCCGCAAAAACTTTTCCAGCCGGACCCCCCGGGCATCAAGAACAACCCTTCGAGACCAGAGTTCGCATGACACATAGAGGGAGGGAATTAAAAAAACGGCCAGAACGATCCTCTCCGGGGATGATCCCCCGACGAGAAAGGAAAGAACAAAAAGAACGCACAGCAGGAAGACGTCAATGCCGAATGAAATGGCAATAAGTTTCCTGATCCCGTAAATTTTGTTTTCCATGAATGGACCCCTTGAGAGACTCTCAAATCAAGAATGACAGGAAAACTTCTGCTGAATTGCTGAATGACGATGCCTCATGAGCCGGAACGGCCGGGAGGGAATGAAACGGATCGATCGAAGGTTCCACTCCTGCCGCCTTTTTTGGACTGGAGGAAGATTTCCGAAATGACCATTCCCCGGTCAACGGCTTTACACATGTCATAAATTGTCAGCGCGGCAACACTGACCGCAGTCAGGGCTTCCATTTCCACCCCGGTCCTGCCGATGGTTGTGGACCGGGCCTCAAGGGTTATTTCACCGCGTTCCGCGTTGCTGCTGAAGAAAACATCAACACTGGTCAACATCAGGGGATGACAGAGGGGAATCAGTTCCCACGTCTTTTTGGCGGCCATGATGCCGGCAAGCCTGGCGGCGCTGAAAACATCGCCTTTGGTAAGACCGCCCTCCTGAATCAGACGGACCGTTGCGGGCTGCATCCGGACTGTTCCGCAGGCCACCGCTTCACGGATTGTCTCATCCTTGGCGGTTACATCCACCATCTTGGCCTGGCCCTGGTCGTCAAGATGGGAAAGACCTGTTTTCCCCGTATCGTTTTTCATAATTTTCTAATCTCTCACAGGAAATTACGCTAAGGCAGCATTTTGCGGGTCTGTTTTTCAAAAAATCGCGGGAACTCTAACACAGGCATATTTTTTCGTCAAGACGGCAAATTTTCGACGTTGAAGATAGAAATTTCTTGCGGGAACTCTCCTTGTTAGATAAGTTTTCGCCGATTTTTATCAGAAGTATCGGAGGGAAAATTTCTGCAGGGGACCATTAAGGATCGAGTGCGGGTTCATGAGGCGTGTCATCCGTGTTTCATGAAAAACAAAGTGAATGATTCCAGGAGGATGAACTATGATGGTCAAGGTGAGCAGTGCCACGCTGATAGGAATTGATTCCTATCCGGTGGTTGTTGAAGTGGATGTTGCCAGCGGTCTGCCGCAGTTTTCTACGGTCGGTCTGCCCGACACGGCGGTAAGAGAGAGTAAGGATCGGATCCGGGCGGCCATTCGGAATTCGGGCTACAGCTTTCCGCGGAATCATGTGACCGTGAATCTTGCTCCCGCGGATATCCGGAAGGAAGGGACAGGATTCGATCTGCCGATTGCGCTGGCCATTCTGACCGCGGAAGGCATCGTCCGGGGAGAAAGTGCGAAGGAATTCATGCTCATGGGGGAACTGTCCCTGGATGGGGCCGTGAAAGGGGTAAACGGCGTTCTTTCCGCGGCTCAGCTTGCCAGGGATTTGAATTTCAGGGGGCTGGTCGTTCCTGCGGAAAATGCGTCCGAAGCAGCCATGGTCAAAGGGATAGATGTCATCGCAATTGAAACGCTTCCGGAAATTGTGGAGTATTTTAACGGGATCCGTGAGATCCATCCCGCGGGAACCGACAGCGACAGCATCTGGGAAAAGGCGTCTCCAGCGGGTCGGGATTTCCTTGAAATCCGCGGTCAGGATCAGGCAAAGCGGGCGTTGGAGGTTGCCGCGGCCGGAGGGCACAATCTCCTGATGATCGGTTCTCCTGGTTCGGGAAAAACCATGCTGGCGCAGCGACTTCCCTCCATTCTTCCTCCGCTGACCTTTGAGGAAGCGGTGGAAATTACGAAAATTTATTCTGTCGCCGGACTGCTGGACAGGGAAGAGGTCCTTGTTGGATCGCGTCCCTTCCGGGCGCCTCATCACACCATTTCGGATGCCGGTATGGTCGGCGGTGGGCAAACTCCGAAGCCTGGAGAGATCAGCCTCGCTCATTATGGGGTGCTGTTTCTGGATGAACTGCCG is a window encoding:
- a CDS encoding helix-turn-helix domain-containing protein, whose protein sequence is MNYIVDRRNIVAERNIDVEGDKDVPSSPAFVLERILQKQLEDIATVLHSTDSDRSTLYDDIMTMVDRGLYRIALQRNNNVKSAAAAYLGINRNTFQKKMAKLGLDSPKP
- the moaC gene encoding cyclic pyranopterin monophosphate synthase MoaC, with protein sequence MKNDTGKTGLSHLDDQGQAKMVDVTAKDETIREAVACGTVRMQPATVRLIQEGGLTKGDVFSAARLAGIMAAKKTWELIPLCHPLMLTSVDVFFSSNAERGEITLEARSTTIGRTGVEMEALTAVSVAALTIYDMCKAVDRGMVISEIFLQSKKGGRSGTFDRSVSFPPGRSGS
- a CDS encoding YifB family Mg chelatase-like AAA ATPase, which gives rise to MMVKVSSATLIGIDSYPVVVEVDVASGLPQFSTVGLPDTAVRESKDRIRAAIRNSGYSFPRNHVTVNLAPADIRKEGTGFDLPIALAILTAEGIVRGESAKEFMLMGELSLDGAVKGVNGVLSAAQLARDLNFRGLVVPAENASEAAMVKGIDVIAIETLPEIVEYFNGIREIHPAGTDSDSIWEKASPAGRDFLEIRGQDQAKRALEVAAAGGHNLLMIGSPGSGKTMLAQRLPSILPPLTFEEAVEITKIYSVAGLLDREEVLVGSRPFRAPHHTISDAGMVGGGQTPKPGEISLAHYGVLFLDELPEFRKNTLEALRQPLENGAVTITRASITASFPARFMLVAAMNPCPCGYHGDPARSCRCTPRQIRQYQARLSGPLLDRIDIHILVPSVGYRELTGPYNGESSEVIGRRVLRARKKQQERMAGSEALCNARLPDRQISEFCPLDNDSHRLIEMAMERLGLSARAFTRIVKVARTIADLEDCEAISACHVAEAISYRSLDSYRV